Proteins found in one Cricetulus griseus strain 17A/GY chromosome X, alternate assembly CriGri-PICRH-1.0, whole genome shotgun sequence genomic segment:
- the LOC103159401 gene encoding histone H2A-Bbd type 1: MAGKKRRRRRRRRRRRRNVSRSARAELQFPVSRVDRFLREGNYSRRLSSSAPVFLAGVLEYLTSNILELAGEEAHTNGRKRITPEHVFRVVHNNEHLHELFKEDTSSGVKTLEADDN; the protein is encoded by the coding sequence ATGGCTGGGAAAAagcgaagaagaagaagaaggaggaggaggaggagaagaaacgTATCCCGATCTGCAAGAGCTGAGCTTCAATTTCCCGTCAGCCGGGTAGACCGCTTCCTGCGGGAGGGAAACTATTCCCGACGCCTTAGCTCTTCTGCACCGGTGTTTCTCGCTGGTGTACTCGAGTACCTGACATCTAACATTCTCGAGTTGGCTGGTGAGGAGGCCCATACCAACGGCAGGAAGAGGATCACCCCAGAACACGTGTTTCGAGTGGTACACAACAATGAGCACCTCCATGAACTCTTCAAAGAAGACACCAGCTCTGGGGTTAAGACACTGGAAGCCGATGACAACTGA